A DNA window from Jaculus jaculus isolate mJacJac1 chromosome 1, mJacJac1.mat.Y.cur, whole genome shotgun sequence contains the following coding sequences:
- the Chmp5 gene encoding charged multivesicular body protein 5, protein MNRFFGKAKPKAPPPSLTDCIGTVDSRAESIDKKISRLDAELVKYKDQIKKMREGPAKNMVKQKALRVLKQKRMYEQQRDNLAQQSFNMEQANYTIQSLKDTKTTVDAMKLGVKEMKKAYKQLKIDQIEDLQDQLEDMMEDASEIQEALSRSYGTPELDEDDLEAELDALGDELLADEDSSYLDEAASAPAIPEGVPTDTKNKDGVLVDEFGLPQIPAS, encoded by the exons ATGAACCGATTCTTCGGGAAAGCGAAAcccaaggctccgcctcccagcCTGACTGACTGCATTGGCACG GTGGATAGCAGGGCAGAGTCCATTGACAAAAAGATTTCCCGACTGGATGCTGAGCTAGTGAAATATAAGGATCAAATTAAGAAGATGAGAGAGGGTCCTGCCAAG AATATGGTCAAACAGAAAGCCTTGCGGGTTTTAAAGCAAAAGCGGAT GTATGAGCAGCAGCGGGACAACCTTGCCCAACAGTCTTTTAACATGGAACAAGCCAATTACACCATCCAGTCACTGAAGGACACCAAGACCACG GTTGATGCTATGAAACTAGGAGTAAAGGAAATGAAGAAGGCATATAAGCAACTGAAAATTGACCAGATTGAG GATTTGCAAGACCAGCTAGAAGATATGATGGAAGATGCAAGTGAAATCCAAGAAGCACTGAGTCGCAGTTATGGCACCCCAGAATTAGATGAGGATGACCTAGAAGCAG AGCTGGATGCCCTGGGTGACGAGCTTCTGGCTGATGAAGACAGTTCTTACTTGGATGAAGCAGCATCCGCCCCCGCAATCCCAGAAGGTGTTCCTACTGACACAAAAAACAAG GATGGTGTTCTGGTGGACGAATTTGGATTGCCACAGATCCCTGCTTCATAG